A single region of the Pseudomonadota bacterium genome encodes:
- a CDS encoding diguanylate cyclase, translating into MTTPSPEKNSDKNVKILIVDDDPLVLELLGISIKSFGFESIAANNGREAIDLLETNEFTMVITDMMMPEVDGMELLAHVRKRHPQTAVIVVTGYTGTFSYMDVIRAGANDFISKPFNSDELEAKIHRILNEQKLIKKLEYLSNCDPLTELFNRRFFDKKINDEAHRASRQKYPIFLFMLDVDEFKEYNDRFGHPEGDKVLMAIGDILRKCTRSDVDLLFRYGGDEFAIVSPHINRAQACAIGERILACFNQRSFANTGISLGLAEFVRSNALWAEDLADLVTRADKALYTAKSLGRNRMFSDETTAADSPP; encoded by the coding sequence ATGACTACACCGTCGCCAGAAAAAAACTCGGATAAAAACGTCAAGATTCTCATCGTTGATGATGACCCCCTGGTCCTGGAGCTGCTTGGCATTTCCATAAAATCTTTCGGTTTCGAATCGATTGCCGCCAATAATGGGCGGGAAGCAATCGACCTCCTGGAAACAAATGAATTCACCATGGTCATCACCGACATGATGATGCCCGAGGTTGACGGCATGGAACTGCTCGCCCATGTCCGGAAACGTCACCCGCAGACGGCAGTCATCGTGGTCACCGGTTACACCGGAACCTTCAGTTACATGGATGTGATCAGGGCCGGAGCCAATGACTTCATTTCAAAGCCTTTCAACTCGGACGAGCTTGAAGCCAAGATCCACAGAATATTAAACGAGCAGAAACTCATCAAAAAGCTCGAATACCTTTCCAACTGCGACCCCCTGACAGAACTTTTCAACCGCCGCTTTTTCGACAAAAAAATAAACGATGAAGCCCACCGTGCTTCTCGGCAGAAATATCCTATTTTCCTGTTCATGCTTGATGTGGATGAGTTCAAGGAATACAACGACCGATTCGGCCACCCCGAAGGTGACAAGGTCCTGATGGCCATTGGCGATATCCTGCGAAAATGTACCCGATCCGACGTTGATCTGCTCTTCAGATACGGAGGAGACGAGTTCGCCATAGTTTCTCCCCATATTAACAGGGCGCAGGCATGTGCAATCGGGGAAAGAATTCTTGCCTGTTTCAACCAGAGATCCTTTGCCAATACCGGCATCAGTCTCGGGCTGGCCGAATTTGTCCGCAGTAATGCCCTGTGGGCTGAAGATCTTGCGGACCTTGTGACCCGGGCCGACAAAGCTCTATATACCGCAAAAAGCCTTGGCAGGAATCGGATGTTTTCCGATGAAACAACGGCCGCCGACTCTCCGCCATAA
- the sppA gene encoding signal peptide peptidase SppA, with protein sequence MSKEGQAGKINPVILWAGIVAGTFLVSWAGISFFLSIFTDSPGPEVFHPGSGKVGVVELKGLIVSPEKTIEELTSFRKDKAIKAIVLRIDSPGGAVGASQEIFSEVRRTDRMKPVIASFGSIAASGGYYAALGARKIVSSRGTLTGSIGVIVKFANLTEIFDKLGYRSEVIKSGKLKDIGAANRQMTDEEKKVLQDIIDNVHEQFVGDVGKSRNLPLEKVRKLADGRIFSGEQALESGLVDQFGNFTDAVRLAAELGGIKQDSPPLVYPAEKNFSLLKLLVGDNTSSVINNLHILQPVLSYEWSIAH encoded by the coding sequence ATGAGTAAAGAAGGTCAGGCAGGCAAAATCAATCCGGTCATTCTCTGGGCCGGTATCGTGGCAGGGACTTTTCTGGTGTCCTGGGCCGGGATAAGTTTTTTTCTTTCGATATTCACCGACTCACCGGGGCCGGAAGTTTTTCATCCCGGCTCCGGGAAGGTCGGGGTGGTCGAACTGAAAGGACTTATTGTCTCTCCCGAAAAAACAATCGAGGAGCTGACTTCTTTCCGTAAAGACAAAGCCATTAAAGCTATTGTCCTCCGCATAGACAGCCCCGGCGGGGCGGTGGGGGCTTCCCAGGAAATTTTCTCCGAAGTCCGGAGAACCGACCGAATGAAACCGGTTATTGCTTCCTTCGGTTCCATCGCAGCTTCCGGGGGGTATTATGCCGCCCTTGGCGCCAGAAAAATCGTCAGCAGTCGCGGTACCCTGACCGGCAGTATCGGAGTTATTGTAAAATTCGCAAACCTGACCGAGATATTTGACAAACTCGGTTACCGTTCCGAGGTCATTAAAAGCGGCAAGCTGAAAGATATCGGCGCAGCAAACCGGCAGATGACCGACGAAGAAAAAAAGGTGCTCCAGGACATAATCGACAATGTTCATGAACAGTTTGTCGGAGATGTCGGCAAAAGTAGGAACCTGCCGCTGGAAAAAGTACGAAAACTTGCCGACGGAAGAATTTTTTCCGGTGAACAGGCCCTGGAGTCAGGCCTTGTTGACCAGTTCGGCAATTTTACTGATGCCGTCAGGCTCGCAGCTGAGCTTGGTGGAATAAAACAGGACTCACCGCCTCTGGTATATCCGGCGGAAAAGAACTTTTCACTTCTCAAATTGCTGGTCGGTGATAACACCAGCTCTGTTATAAACAATTTGCATATTTTGCAACCAGTCCTCTCGTATGAATGGTCCATCGCTCATTGA
- a CDS encoding NUDIX hydrolase, with protein MNCPECGHQIKEFPHPAPTVDVIIENGSGIVLVKRKNPPYGWALPGGFVDYGESLEKAAVREAFEETGLSVELVCQLHTYSNPDRDPRRHTITTVFLARAAGNPVAGDDAAEAVVYPLEKLPELVFDHKEIIHDYTVARKKLG; from the coding sequence ATGAATTGCCCGGAATGCGGACACCAGATAAAAGAATTTCCTCACCCTGCACCCACTGTCGATGTTATAATTGAAAACGGATCCGGCATTGTCCTGGTAAAAAGAAAGAATCCGCCCTACGGATGGGCACTGCCGGGCGGATTTGTCGATTACGGGGAGAGCCTGGAGAAAGCTGCAGTCCGTGAAGCGTTTGAAGAGACCGGACTTTCGGTTGAACTGGTCTGCCAGCTGCACACTTACTCCAATCCGGACAGGGATCCCAGACGACACACGATCACAACGGTTTTTCTGGCCCGGGCAGCAGGCAATCCGGTTGCCGGTGATGATGCGGCAGAGGCAGTTGTTTACCCACTGGAAAAACTTCCGGAACTGGTTTTCGACCACAAAGAGATCATTCATGACTACACCGTCGCCAGAAAAAAACTCGGATAA
- a CDS encoding 30S ribosomal protein S1: MVTKKTKSTTPAEFPVGSFAEMFENSEVKVANVGEVVTGTVIGILKDRAIIDIGDKSESSISISEFKIDGEGVEIKVGDVFDVFVEKRESEGGIRLSREKAIGIKVWEEIAKIQEEDGTIQGRIDNRVKGGLSVDIGVPAFLPYSQIDLRPVKDMDSLIGQSFDFKVLKYNRKRNNVVISRRAILENERNKLRAQMRSSLEENSIVKGSITNITDYGIFIDLGGMDGLCHITDLSWGRVSHPSKLFKVGEEIEVKILKYDKESDKVSLGVKQLKDDPWKTVQQRYPVGAKTTGTVVSTTDYGVFAELEEGVEGLIHVSEMSWSKKARHPSKMLEIGDKVEIQVLNIDADAKRISLGMKQLQPNPWDLVSENYPVGSIIEGKIKNITDFGIFIGIEEGIDGLIHVSDLSWTERIKHPSEKYAKGETIQAVVLKIDRENERFSLGIKQLEPDPWQAAVEKYPLGSTVAGKITNVTDFGVFVELEEGIEGLVHVSEISQEKVNTPVGMYNVNDTIETKVINVSAKDRKIGLSIKALTDDSGHEDYSDYQQKEASKAPSTFGDLINKELENKDASGSEQE, encoded by the coding sequence ATGGTAACCAAAAAAACAAAATCAACAACCCCTGCGGAATTCCCCGTGGGATCTTTCGCCGAAATGTTCGAAAACAGTGAGGTGAAAGTGGCAAACGTCGGAGAAGTCGTGACCGGCACAGTCATTGGCATTTTGAAAGATCGCGCCATCATTGACATCGGCGACAAATCTGAAAGTTCAATCTCCATTTCAGAGTTCAAAATTGACGGAGAAGGAGTCGAGATCAAGGTCGGCGATGTCTTTGACGTCTTCGTTGAAAAACGTGAATCTGAAGGCGGCATCAGGCTTTCCCGTGAAAAAGCCATCGGCATCAAGGTATGGGAAGAAATCGCCAAAATCCAGGAAGAAGACGGCACTATCCAGGGCCGTATCGACAACCGGGTCAAGGGCGGTCTCTCCGTTGACATCGGAGTTCCAGCCTTTCTTCCATACTCCCAGATCGATCTGCGCCCTGTCAAGGACATGGACAGCCTGATCGGCCAGTCTTTTGATTTCAAGGTGCTGAAATATAACCGGAAGAGAAATAACGTTGTCATCTCCCGCCGGGCAATTCTTGAGAACGAGCGCAACAAGCTTCGCGCCCAGATGCGTTCTTCCCTTGAAGAAAATTCAATCGTCAAAGGATCAATCACCAACATTACCGATTACGGTATTTTTATTGACCTCGGCGGTATGGACGGCCTCTGTCACATCACCGATCTCTCATGGGGTCGGGTTTCACACCCATCCAAGCTTTTCAAGGTCGGGGAGGAGATCGAGGTCAAGATCCTGAAATACGACAAAGAGAGCGACAAGGTTTCTCTCGGCGTCAAGCAGCTCAAGGATGATCCGTGGAAAACTGTACAGCAGCGCTACCCTGTCGGTGCCAAAACCACCGGCACAGTCGTCAGCACCACTGATTATGGTGTGTTTGCCGAGCTTGAAGAGGGTGTTGAAGGTCTTATCCATGTCTCAGAGATGTCCTGGTCCAAGAAAGCCCGTCATCCATCAAAAATGCTTGAGATTGGTGACAAGGTCGAAATCCAGGTTCTCAATATTGATGCCGATGCCAAACGGATCTCCCTCGGCATGAAGCAGCTGCAGCCGAACCCCTGGGATCTGGTTTCAGAGAACTACCCGGTGGGCTCGATCATCGAGGGCAAGATCAAAAACATTACCGATTTTGGTATCTTCATAGGGATCGAAGAAGGGATCGATGGTCTGATTCATGTCTCCGACCTTTCCTGGACCGAGAGAATCAAGCATCCTTCTGAAAAATATGCCAAAGGCGAAACAATTCAGGCTGTTGTTCTGAAGATCGATCGTGAGAATGAAAGATTCTCTCTCGGCATCAAACAGCTTGAGCCGGACCCATGGCAGGCTGCGGTTGAAAAATACCCCCTTGGTTCGACTGTCGCAGGCAAGATCACCAATGTGACCGACTTCGGTGTCTTTGTCGAACTTGAAGAGGGGATCGAGGGCCTGGTTCATGTTTCAGAAATCAGCCAGGAGAAAGTGAACACTCCGGTCGGAATGTACAACGTCAACGATACCATTGAAACCAAGGTGATCAACGTTTCAGCCAAGGACCGGAAAATCGGCCTGTCCATTAAAGCGCTGACCGACGACTCCGGCCATGAAGACTACAGTGATTACCAACAGAAAGAGGCCAGCAAGGCTCCTTCAACCTTTGGTGACCTGATAAACAAAGAGCTGGAAAACAAGGATGCTAGTGGCTCCGAGCAGGAGTAA